The following proteins are co-located in the Candidatus Poribacteria bacterium genome:
- a CDS encoding Gfo/Idh/MocA family oxidoreductase — MTIRVGIVGTGGISRAHQRTYARVGGFEIVAVCDIIKSKANEAAEQWGVPKKHVFTSYNKMLEMDEIDTVSICTYNQGHRRPTVAALNAGKHVFCEKPMAATLPDATAMVRAAKASGKILQIGLHSTFNPRLQFAKKVIDEGLLGDIYYSESSGGRRRGNPGRTFIYKKTAGAGAIVDIGVYNMHNSLYAMGYPKPVRVSAITEDYISQQDPQFRGIMDVEEFGVAWVRFEDGSVMVFKISWAIHQDSLGPSFCLGKEMGISLDAPVVYADAYTDDLKKLVESEGLTAEPNPPEGMTTIRFSGFPEVDVWEAQMTAFREVVLADAPSPIPPEGVLLTNVIMDGIFRSHESGKEVAVSVPEI, encoded by the coding sequence ATGACTATCCGAGTCGGTATTGTTGGCACAGGCGGTATTTCACGTGCGCATCAGCGGACTTACGCCAGGGTGGGCGGTTTCGAGATCGTCGCAGTGTGCGACATCATCAAAAGCAAGGCAAATGAAGCCGCTGAACAGTGGGGTGTCCCGAAAAAACACGTCTTCACCAGTTACAACAAAATGCTTGAGATGGACGAAATCGACACTGTGAGTATTTGCACCTACAACCAAGGACATCGGCGTCCAACGGTTGCGGCGTTGAACGCCGGCAAGCACGTCTTCTGTGAGAAACCGATGGCGGCGACACTTCCTGATGCCACAGCGATGGTCCGCGCAGCGAAAGCGTCGGGCAAAATCTTGCAGATCGGACTCCATAGCACGTTTAATCCGAGACTCCAATTCGCTAAGAAGGTGATCGACGAAGGATTGCTGGGCGATATTTATTATTCCGAGTCCTCAGGCGGCAGACGCCGTGGGAATCCGGGACGCACGTTCATCTATAAAAAGACGGCGGGCGCGGGTGCGATCGTAGACATCGGTGTCTATAATATGCACAATTCGCTGTATGCGATGGGGTACCCGAAACCGGTGCGAGTCTCCGCCATTACCGAGGATTACATCTCACAGCAGGACCCACAATTCCGCGGTATCATGGACGTTGAAGAGTTCGGTGTCGCATGGGTCCGGTTTGAAGATGGGAGCGTGATGGTATTCAAAATCTCTTGGGCGATTCATCAGGATTCACTCGGTCCGAGCTTCTGCCTCGGTAAAGAGATGGGCATCTCCTTGGACGCACCGGTCGTCTATGCCGATGCGTATACAGACGATCTCAAGAAACTGGTCGAATCGGAAGGATTGACAGCAGAACCGAACCCGCCAGAAGGAATGACGACGATCCGTTTCTCAGGATTCCCAGAGGTCGATGTCTGGGAGGCGCAGATGACCGCATTCCGGGAAGTCGTCTTAGCGGATGCGCCCTCTCCGATCCCACCGGAGGGCGTGCTCCTCACAAACGTCATCATGGATGGCATCTTCCGTTCACATGAATCGGGGAAAGAGGTTGCAGTGAGCGTACCAGAAATTTAA
- a CDS encoding type II toxin-antitoxin system VapC family toxin, which yields MIFVDTGAWIAMLNPNDQYHREAVAIYRPFRQQKTQFLTTDYVIDETVTRLRYDTNHSIAVIFLERIERLVETGVLILVEIDNRIFRGAIALFRQYDSARLSFTDFDDGN from the coding sequence ATGATTTTTGTTGATACCGGTGCATGGATTGCTATGCTTAATCCGAACGATCAGTACCATCGTGAAGCTGTAGCAATTTATAGACCCTTTCGGCAGCAGAAAACTCAGTTTTTAACCACAGATTATGTAATTGATGAGACTGTCACTCGCCTCAGATATGACACGAACCATTCGATAGCAGTTATATTCTTGGAGCGTATTGAGCGGCTTGTGGAGACAGGTGTTCTAATCCTTGTAGAAATTGATAACCGCATATTTCGGGGAGCGATAGCACTGTTTCGCCAGTACGACTCTGCACGGTTGTCTTTTACCGATTTCGATGATGGGAATTGA
- a CDS encoding ABC transporter permease subunit, whose product MLREIIWRELLDHLQSLRFALTLVLVIILMLTGSVLYIHDYRQQIADYRENVSENLDLLEKKAQKNLHEVASANLLIYRSPSPLGFIAEGHEKDLPNAFEVDAFELVGPQTILRRNYTLQRFDALDWVFTVGVILSFAAFAMTYDSISGEAETGTLRLCLSNSLPRATLLFGKYVGTIISLAIPLILGVCMNTLIIALFGVLPFESTYWLQIGGVVLFSVLYISVFATLGLLVSCLTRSSSVSLVLLLLVWVCFAVFIPRTGGLLASRLAELPDEGTIARRANDTMHEIRKRYGEGRFSRTWSRGEPLTRSAKIADAQQAIYNEYRNQQLHQVKLAQNISRISPTAIYQIGCETLVGTGIKHYERFFKQAIEYRRSLLQFTYEEYPFNPNIFLADAKRQKLSEFQISLDKIPKFDETPSDFPTSFAKASLDILLLFLFNLVFFTGAFLSFTRYSV is encoded by the coding sequence ATGCTACGTGAAATTATCTGGCGAGAACTTTTAGACCATCTACAAAGCCTCCGTTTTGCGCTGACGTTGGTGCTTGTCATCATCTTAATGTTGACGGGAAGCGTGCTATACATCCACGATTACCGCCAACAGATTGCAGATTACCGTGAAAATGTCAGCGAAAATCTGGATCTTCTGGAAAAGAAGGCGCAGAAAAACTTACACGAGGTTGCCAGTGCAAACCTGTTGATATATCGTTCGCCAAGTCCATTAGGATTTATCGCTGAAGGACACGAAAAAGACCTGCCGAATGCCTTTGAAGTGGATGCGTTTGAACTTGTTGGTCCGCAAACAATCCTGCGGAGAAACTACACGCTCCAGAGGTTTGACGCATTGGATTGGGTTTTTACCGTCGGCGTCATTCTGAGTTTCGCGGCGTTTGCGATGACCTATGACAGCATCTCAGGCGAGGCGGAGACAGGCACGCTCCGCCTGTGTCTCTCTAATTCGCTGCCTCGTGCAACTCTGCTCTTCGGGAAATACGTCGGCACAATCATCAGCCTGGCGATTCCTTTAATCCTCGGGGTTTGCATGAACACGCTCATCATCGCCCTTTTCGGCGTTCTGCCCTTTGAATCGACCTATTGGCTACAGATTGGAGGCGTTGTCCTGTTTTCAGTTCTCTATATCTCTGTCTTCGCCACACTTGGGCTGTTGGTTTCCTGCCTAACGAGAAGTTCATCGGTCAGCCTCGTCCTACTCCTTTTGGTTTGGGTGTGTTTCGCGGTATTTATCCCGAGGACAGGTGGATTGTTGGCGAGTCGACTGGCAGAACTCCCCGATGAGGGAACGATAGCCAGACGGGCAAATGATACGATGCACGAGATCCGTAAGCGGTACGGTGAAGGTAGATTTAGCCGGACCTGGTCGAGAGGCGAACCCTTGACCCGCTCCGCTAAAATCGCCGATGCTCAGCAAGCGATCTACAATGAATATCGCAACCAACAACTCCATCAAGTGAAACTCGCCCAGAATATATCCCGTATATCCCCAACGGCGATCTATCAGATCGGCTGTGAGACGTTGGTGGGTACCGGCATCAAACATTACGAACGGTTTTTTAAGCAGGCTATCGAATATCGGCGCAGCCTTCTACAGTTCACATACGAAGAATACCCTTTCAATCCCAATATTTTTCTTGCAGATGCGAAGCGGCAGAAATTGTCGGAGTTTCAGATAAGTTTGGATAAAATTCCAAAGTTTGACGAGACCCCCTCCGATTTTCCCACCTCGTTCGCCAAAGCCAGTTTGGATATCCTACTACTGTTTCTATTCAACCTCGTCTTCTTTACGGGGGCGTTTCTATCTTTCACACGCTATAGTGTGTGA
- a CDS encoding ABC transporter permease subunit produces the protein MSPIWIIAKREFTQNILSLRLLIGLVICLALFVASTYVLMEDYEKRLSVHNAAEIEHGNALEAVKVYSHLRMDVAKPPEPLSVICLGMERQLGSTVKVSYEDVPTEAKILGGGNPLLNVFSAVDAVLMVQIAFSLFVISIAYDVICGERESGTLALVASNPVSKYHILIGKYVGGMASLLVPLAVGWIATAILINANPMIEFRISEWNRFVGLFAVLALYLSVFFLLSMLVSAITHRSARALVWLLFLWIVIVFIIPNGAVYVAKQIRPIPSKSVVNIERAAIETAFWEKVMDYGAKHRSSAYFATGYGVVSGNLPFAFQVLTASREAMLWYLDGARFYIPQRIEYAEQIGNLHQEYYRSLKRQTVLAENLSRLSPAWVYYNISAGLSGTDLRRHERFIQQAQDYRKALMAYMQEQGAFSSIGWFTPVDLNDMPSQAGRVDSDEEAFFENLTPKEWDDVEPLDLSGMPVFTSGPTCGNVVLGGALPDLVYLIFLNVLLFLITGALFLKSEVR, from the coding sequence ATGTCCCCCATCTGGATAATTGCCAAAAGAGAGTTCACACAGAACATCCTCTCCCTCCGTCTACTCATAGGGTTGGTCATCTGTCTCGCGCTTTTCGTCGCCAGTACGTATGTCCTGATGGAGGATTACGAGAAGCGACTCAGCGTCCATAATGCGGCAGAGATAGAACACGGGAACGCGCTTGAGGCGGTGAAGGTGTATTCGCATCTGAGGATGGACGTAGCAAAACCGCCTGAACCCTTAAGCGTTATCTGCTTAGGAATGGAGCGGCAGCTCGGAAGCACGGTAAAAGTTTCCTACGAAGATGTCCCCACAGAGGCGAAAATCCTCGGCGGTGGCAACCCGCTTCTGAACGTTTTTTCCGCTGTTGACGCAGTGCTGATGGTGCAGATTGCGTTCAGCCTGTTCGTGATTTCCATCGCTTACGATGTCATCTGCGGTGAACGTGAAAGCGGAACCCTCGCACTCGTGGCATCAAACCCCGTGTCGAAATACCATATCCTGATTGGGAAATACGTCGGCGGGATGGCGAGCCTCCTCGTACCACTCGCGGTCGGCTGGATAGCCACGGCTATATTGATAAACGCAAACCCGATGATAGAATTTCGCATCTCTGAATGGAACCGGTTCGTCGGACTCTTCGCGGTTTTGGCGTTATACCTTTCCGTGTTTTTCCTGCTTTCAATGCTGGTTTCAGCAATCACCCATCGGTCAGCGAGGGCACTCGTCTGGTTGCTATTCCTCTGGATTGTGATTGTGTTCATCATCCCAAACGGGGCGGTGTATGTCGCGAAGCAGATTCGACCGATACCCTCCAAATCGGTGGTTAATATAGAACGAGCGGCAATCGAGACAGCATTTTGGGAGAAAGTCATGGATTACGGCGCAAAGCATCGAAGTAGCGCGTATTTTGCAACGGGATACGGTGTGGTCAGCGGCAATCTGCCATTCGCTTTCCAAGTGCTAACGGCATCCAGAGAAGCAATGCTCTGGTATCTCGACGGTGCCCGATTTTATATTCCACAGCGCATTGAATACGCCGAGCAGATAGGGAACCTCCATCAGGAATACTACCGTTCGCTGAAAAGACAGACTGTTCTGGCTGAAAACCTCTCCAGACTTTCTCCGGCGTGGGTTTACTACAACATCTCCGCGGGTCTGTCTGGTACGGATTTGAGACGGCATGAGCGGTTCATCCAGCAAGCACAGGATTACCGAAAAGCACTGATGGCATACATGCAGGAACAGGGCGCTTTTTCAAGTATCGGCTGGTTCACGCCCGTCGATCTCAACGATATGCCCTCACAAGCCGGACGCGTAGACTCGGACGAAGAGGCGTTTTTCGAAAACCTCACACCGAAAGAATGGGATGACGTGGAACCGCTCGACTTAAGTGGCATGCCCGTCTTTACCAGCGGACCCACGTGCGGAAACGTCGTTCTCGGAGGTGCTCTCCCGGATTTAGTCTATCTGATTTTTCTCAACGTTTTACTATTTCTGATTACCGGAGCGCTGTTCCTGAAAAGCGAGGTGAGGTGA
- the dndC gene encoding DNA phosphorothioation system sulfurtransferase DndC, which yields MAEAPYTIFDSRTLDDIHREIQEVYLENARPWVIGYSGGKDSTTALQLVWSAIADLPPEQRKYPIYVISSDTLVETPVIVSYITGTLDRIKMIARQQNMPFETSLVHPKVEDTFWACLIGKGYPAPYSRLRWCTDKMKIRPANRFILEKASEYGEVILVLGVRKGESATRDQVMNLHQTKNSLLLRHSSLPNAFVYAPIVNFSLNDVWMYLLSNPPPWGGDHRQLVTLYRNANGQGECPLVVDETTPSCGNSRFGCWTCTVVSKGHSMEGLIDSGQDWMLPLLEFREILMETQVPERKADVREHRRRNGKVTIDKNNGKLVRGPYTLEFCKELLRKLLETQQKVRLIGPDPNIELITHAELEEIRKIWRTERQDWEDAVPQIYADVIGEHEWIVDDTVAFSASDKMLLSAICDEKKIPVTLVAKLLDTERQMDGMSRRARIQSQIDAVFSEDWESEEEVLTALSISNQQ from the coding sequence ATGGCAGAAGCACCATACACCATCTTCGATTCGCGTACCCTTGACGATATCCATCGCGAAATTCAAGAGGTTTATCTTGAAAATGCTCGACCATGGGTTATCGGATATAGTGGTGGAAAAGATTCAACGACTGCTCTCCAGCTTGTTTGGAGTGCTATCGCTGACCTGCCGCCTGAACAACGGAAATACCCAATCTATGTGATTTCGTCCGATACACTAGTTGAGACACCGGTAATCGTTAGCTATATTACTGGCACTTTAGACCGAATTAAGATGATCGCACGTCAACAGAATATGCCGTTTGAGACCTCACTTGTACACCCAAAAGTTGAGGACACCTTCTGGGCTTGTCTCATAGGCAAAGGGTACCCGGCACCGTATAGTCGTCTGCGCTGGTGCACGGATAAAATGAAAATTCGACCTGCTAACAGGTTTATCTTAGAAAAAGCTTCCGAATATGGGGAGGTTATCCTTGTTCTTGGCGTGCGTAAAGGTGAAAGTGCTACACGTGATCAAGTAATGAACCTACATCAAACTAAAAATTCGTTACTTTTGCGGCATAGTTCACTTCCTAACGCGTTTGTCTACGCACCAATTGTCAATTTTAGTCTGAATGATGTTTGGATGTATTTATTAAGTAATCCTCCACCATGGGGAGGAGATCATAGGCAACTTGTTACGCTTTACCGGAACGCAAATGGACAGGGAGAATGCCCTCTTGTTGTCGACGAAACCACGCCATCATGCGGTAATAGTCGATTTGGATGCTGGACTTGTACTGTTGTTTCTAAAGGTCACTCGATGGAGGGACTAATTGACAGTGGTCAAGATTGGATGTTACCATTACTTGAGTTTCGAGAGATTCTCATGGAAACTCAGGTACCTGAAAGGAAAGCGGATGTTCGAGAACATAGGAGGCGTAATGGGAAAGTTACAATAGACAAAAACAATGGAAAATTGGTGCGTGGCCCTTATACCCTCGAATTCTGTAAAGAACTTTTAAGAAAACTTCTTGAGACTCAACAAAAGGTCCGTTTGATAGGACCTGATCCGAATATCGAACTTATCACACATGCAGAACTTGAAGAAATTCGTAAAATTTGGCGAACTGAACGCCAAGATTGGGAGGATGCTGTTCCGCAGATTTACGCTGACGTTATTGGTGAACATGAATGGATAGTTGATGATACGGTGGCCTTTTCGGCATCGGACAAGATGTTACTATCTGCAATTTGCGATGAAAAAAAGATACCTGTCACTCTCGTGGCAAAATTGTTGGACACAGAACGGCAAATGGATGGTATGAGTCGGCGCGCGAGAATCCAATCTCAAATTGATGCAGTTTTCAGTGAAGATTGGGAATCAGAAGAAGAGGTTCTTACTGCCTTAAGTATTAGTAATCAACAATGA
- the dndD gene encoding DNA sulfur modification protein DndD — MILHKLTLNNVGLFGKLQTARLTPKNGKPLILIGGMNGTGKTTLLEAVRLCLYGRRSLGSRVSQNEYNEFLSKMIHRSPNLDLSPKQASVSLDFEYARSNEKILFRVERSWQRYGSVGNIKEKLTIYENDELNTEFDAGHWQDYLDELIPIGVSQFFFFDGEDIQKLTDDSTHDLSLAESIKALLGLNLVERLQSDLHIYANRLAKRRSPEPLQKEFETVESEIETLRLSLKNADETLESIQTEIEKLELQIAEQESKIASEGGNYGKKREGLKLQQKQLHTETEELENQIRDLCAELFPFALGPELLKQLRKRLLREIELSEWEAQNRALKIQNMKLLETLDSGAFWDDDLLSESQIEVVRSKIAPLLKTQLKRPEELQTFKKIRDRSASEYNQLLKWIDACLSDVPQEFRKLNETLRETHLKQQKVQQALQRAPDEDVLKPMLENLSSLNQMLGQECKQEEDTNRLIRSLSHQLAESERKLEKMYNTQQLGTVNIQRQQQVKDVQSVLSTYTTKLTQAKIETLGNAVVKGFNQLSHKPDRIKRIELNPQTFAVTLYDTYNQPLSKGELSAGEKQIYTTALLWGLAKTSGKALPMILDTPLGRLDGSHRRLLAERYFPYASHQVILLSTDTEIEKSFFSLLKPHISHTLHLVYQQSEARTTIEDGYFRELLCD, encoded by the coding sequence ATGATCCTTCACAAACTTACTCTCAACAATGTTGGTTTGTTCGGTAAATTACAAACTGCTCGCCTTACACCGAAGAATGGCAAGCCTTTAATCCTGATTGGAGGGATGAACGGTACTGGAAAAACAACACTGTTGGAAGCCGTTCGCCTCTGTCTCTATGGTCGCCGGTCATTGGGATCTCGGGTTAGTCAGAATGAATACAACGAGTTCCTTTCTAAAATGATTCATAGGAGTCCTAATTTAGATCTGTCTCCAAAACAAGCATCTGTGTCGCTTGACTTTGAATATGCGCGTAGTAATGAAAAAATACTATTTCGTGTTGAGCGATCTTGGCAACGCTACGGCAGCGTCGGTAACATTAAGGAAAAACTAACAATATACGAAAATGATGAATTAAATACAGAGTTTGATGCGGGGCATTGGCAGGACTATCTTGATGAGCTGATACCAATTGGTGTATCTCAATTTTTCTTTTTTGACGGTGAGGATATCCAGAAATTGACAGACGATTCCACTCACGATTTGTCCCTTGCTGAATCGATTAAGGCATTGCTTGGACTTAACTTAGTGGAGCGGTTGCAATCGGATCTGCATATCTATGCAAATCGTTTGGCAAAGCGCAGAAGTCCGGAACCTCTTCAGAAAGAATTTGAAACTGTAGAATCAGAAATCGAGACTCTTAGGTTGTCCCTCAAGAATGCAGATGAAACCTTAGAATCTATACAGACTGAAATTGAGAAATTAGAGTTGCAAATTGCGGAACAAGAATCCAAAATCGCCTCAGAAGGTGGGAATTATGGAAAAAAACGAGAAGGTTTGAAACTTCAACAGAAGCAACTCCATACTGAAACTGAAGAATTAGAAAATCAGATTCGTGACCTATGTGCGGAGTTGTTCCCGTTTGCGCTTGGCCCCGAACTACTCAAGCAGTTAAGAAAGCGGCTGCTTAGAGAAATTGAATTAAGCGAATGGGAGGCGCAAAATCGTGCCTTGAAAATTCAAAACATGAAACTCCTTGAAACACTTGATTCTGGAGCGTTTTGGGATGATGACCTCTTATCAGAATCACAAATTGAAGTAGTTCGGTCCAAGATTGCCCCCCTTTTAAAGACGCAACTTAAACGTCCGGAAGAATTACAAACGTTCAAGAAAATTCGGGACCGTTCTGCCTCAGAATATAACCAGTTATTAAAGTGGATTGATGCTTGTCTTAGTGATGTACCTCAAGAATTTCGGAAATTGAACGAAACTTTAAGAGAAACACACTTAAAACAGCAAAAAGTACAGCAGGCACTTCAAAGAGCACCAGACGAAGATGTACTAAAACCAATGCTTGAAAATCTATCGTCGTTAAATCAGATGCTTGGACAAGAATGTAAACAAGAAGAGGATACTAACAGATTGATACGTTCTCTGTCTCATCAGTTAGCAGAATCAGAACGTAAACTGGAAAAAATGTATAACACTCAGCAGCTAGGAACAGTAAACATCCAACGCCAACAACAAGTAAAGGATGTGCAATCAGTACTTTCTACGTATACAACCAAACTTACACAAGCAAAAATTGAAACTCTGGGTAATGCTGTTGTCAAAGGCTTTAACCAACTCTCACACAAACCAGACCGAATTAAGCGAATTGAACTTAACCCACAGACTTTTGCTGTGACACTCTACGATACCTACAACCAACCTCTCTCAAAGGGAGAATTATCTGCCGGTGAAAAGCAAATATATACAACTGCCCTCTTATGGGGATTGGCAAAAACCTCTGGGAAGGCACTACCAATGATTCTTGATACTCCACTGGGACGTTTGGACGGTAGCCATCGTCGACTCCTTGCTGAACGTTATTTTCCGTATGCCAGTCATCAAGTGATTTTATTATCAACTGATACTGAAATTGAAAAATCCTTCTTTTCATTGTTGAAACCACATATTTCACACACACTCCATTTAGTGTATCAGCAGTCTGAGGCTCGTACCACTATAGAAGATGGCTACTTTAGAGAATTATTATGCGATTAA
- the dndE gene encoding DNA sulfur modification protein DndE, whose translation MRLNRIQISEDSRNKLSILKGRTGLLPNVLSRIGLMLSLTEANEPVLDVDTTDGSEFNRFTLMGEWDSLIIALLEERGSVNGMIKDNDTLVKYFRAHLNRGVLLLYSRVKGIEDLVNLLP comes from the coding sequence ATGCGATTAAATCGAATTCAGATATCTGAGGATTCCCGCAATAAATTGAGCATTCTGAAAGGCCGGACAGGATTGCTACCAAATGTTCTTAGCAGAATCGGGCTGATGCTTTCTCTAACCGAAGCAAATGAACCAGTCCTTGATGTAGATACTACGGATGGATCTGAATTTAACCGTTTCACACTGATGGGGGAGTGGGACTCGCTGATTATAGCACTGTTGGAGGAAAGAGGTAGTGTTAATGGTATGATCAAAGATAACGATACTCTGGTCAAATACTTTCGGGCACATCTAAATCGCGGTGTTCTACTGTTGTACAGTCGAGTGAAAGGGATTGAGGATTTAGTGAATCTTTTGCCTTGA
- a CDS encoding AAA family ATPase, translating into MILNYIKLKNFCPYYGEQTIHFATDKYRNVTVIRGVNGTGKTSLLTALNWCLYGDSFFKGNTREFVNRRVVAQAKNVDTSVEIGFIDQDVRYRVERKCQWLRNNKPTFLLEKENEPADLDAGASDKIQSIIPEDVSAHFFFDGEKIDNFAKPGNEDEIKSAVHNVLRIELFERGITHLEKVTRDYQREFKKYVPDELKALISEKEEKEALWVKISEEIKDKVKKVKIAQKHKQDLEKVLVQFSETRRLFEEQKAIKANLKRLGDEKDKYQEKILQLANDGFIPLAQSAIEKALAILRSNKAPIGIPDAILNDLLEHMRCLCGRSIHPESPEYEHIQNLISQNVSPEFGITVRETENSLNRLLEAKVENIPVDVKSTLSDEQRLEKDIEANEARLDEIKKILENFDDDDFQRHKKTQEEYERDIRDLEAKINQDKGRLKEIKVEIESLDQKIDRAKSLEVQAERLKCCRRLAMESAAAMEELYAPLEEDMRKDLEIEVSDIFKKLIWKENTFREVRLSSNYELQVIDRYDGQVSPEISAGEREVLSLAFIAALAKVAVKEKLSNMPTERFPIVMDAPFTKLSDKPKENITETIPSIASQLILFVTDQELRPDERAWRNLEPRIGAEYELHFDDEISITTINELHKNGN; encoded by the coding sequence ATGATACTTAACTATATTAAGTTAAAAAATTTCTGTCCATATTATGGTGAGCAAACTATTCATTTTGCTACTGATAAATATCGCAATGTGACAGTCATCAGAGGAGTTAATGGCACAGGAAAAACTTCTTTGCTTACTGCTCTTAACTGGTGTTTGTATGGAGATTCATTTTTTAAAGGAAACACCCGCGAATTCGTGAATAGACGTGTTGTGGCGCAAGCAAAAAATGTTGATACTTCAGTAGAAATAGGTTTTATTGATCAGGATGTTAGATACCGAGTAGAACGGAAATGCCAATGGCTTCGCAATAATAAACCAACTTTTTTGCTGGAAAAAGAGAATGAACCCGCAGATTTAGATGCTGGTGCATCAGACAAAATCCAGTCTATTATTCCTGAAGATGTAAGTGCTCACTTCTTTTTTGATGGCGAAAAGATAGATAATTTTGCCAAACCAGGAAATGAAGATGAAATCAAAAGTGCTGTGCATAATGTGCTGAGGATAGAGTTGTTTGAACGTGGTATAACACATTTAGAAAAGGTAACTCGAGATTATCAGCGTGAATTTAAGAAATACGTGCCGGACGAATTAAAGGCATTAATTAGTGAAAAAGAGGAAAAGGAAGCACTTTGGGTCAAAATTTCAGAGGAAATCAAAGATAAAGTAAAAAAGGTTAAAATCGCACAGAAGCATAAACAAGACCTAGAGAAGGTGCTTGTACAATTTTCGGAAACTCGCCGGCTTTTTGAAGAACAAAAAGCGATCAAAGCAAATCTGAAAAGGCTTGGTGATGAAAAAGATAAGTATCAGGAAAAGATTCTGCAACTCGCTAATGACGGTTTTATCCCTTTAGCACAATCTGCTATAGAAAAAGCATTAGCAATTCTCCGTAGCAATAAAGCCCCGATCGGAATTCCTGATGCAATTCTGAACGATTTACTTGAACATATGCGTTGTCTTTGTGGAAGATCTATTCATCCTGAGAGCCCGGAATATGAACATATTCAAAATTTGATTTCTCAAAATGTTTCTCCCGAGTTTGGTATTACTGTAAGAGAAACAGAAAACAGTTTGAATCGCTTGTTGGAGGCTAAGGTTGAAAATATCCCTGTTGATGTTAAATCCACACTAAGTGACGAACAACGCCTAGAGAAGGACATTGAGGCAAATGAAGCACGTTTAGACGAAATTAAGAAGATTCTTGAAAATTTCGATGACGATGACTTCCAGAGACATAAAAAAACTCAGGAAGAATACGAACGGGACATCAGAGATTTAGAAGCGAAGATTAACCAAGACAAAGGTAGACTTAAAGAAATCAAAGTAGAAATAGAATCATTAGATCAGAAAATTGATAGGGCAAAATCTTTAGAAGTTCAAGCAGAACGTCTGAAGTGTTGTCGACGGCTTGCTATGGAATCAGCAGCAGCAATGGAAGAATTATATGCCCCGCTTGAAGAGGATATGCGAAAAGACCTTGAAATTGAGGTCAGCGATATTTTCAAGAAATTGATATGGAAGGAAAATACATTTCGTGAGGTACGTCTTAGTTCAAATTACGAACTTCAGGTAATTGATCGCTATGATGGACAGGTAAGTCCAGAGATATCTGCTGGAGAACGTGAGGTTTTGAGCCTTGCTTTCATTGCTGCTCTAGCAAAAGTAGCAGTTAAGGAAAAGTTGTCTAATATGCCGACAGAGCGTTTTCCTATTGTAATGGATGCTCCTTTTACGAAACTCTCCGATAAACCAAAAGAAAACATTACCGAAACCATTCCTTCTATCGCTAGCCAATTGATTTTATTTGTTACAGACCAGGAACTACGACCTGATGAGCGAGCATGGAGGAATCTTGAACCACGGATCGGCGCGGAATACGAATTGCATTTCGACGATGAGATAAGCATAACCACGATCAACGAATTGCATAAGAATGGAAATTGA